One window of the Zea mays cultivar B73 chromosome 3, Zm-B73-REFERENCE-NAM-5.0, whole genome shotgun sequence genome contains the following:
- the LOC100272613 gene encoding RNA pseudouridine synthase 1-like isoform 1 (isoform 1 is encoded by transcript variant 1): MSAATSTAPSIGEYPSPVSPPYPATSKDLELRRAMTASARSAAFASADVVFEDEWLAVVDKPAGVYCDALLTSFPCSAVSGKHFLRLAENPATKPNLHLANRLDRDTSGLMVITKCNKVAGKLVKAFTDHKVKKTYLALCIGFPPAWEKIKICSGHGRSKHGAWRVYAMSDVGRSLPGGSVVRDMSTRFEVLGVNGKGQFREPYSLDTDDIEPITVQEKATDQTCGGDANSSVILVRAYPQSGRTHQIRLHCQYLGLPIRGDVKYGGVIEWDGVECEGHALHAESLSFVHPITGLPITLRSPLPPWAKDCISAME; this comes from the exons ATGTCAGCGGCCACGTCGACGGCGCCGTCGATCGGAGAGTATCCTTCCCCGGTGTCCCCTCCCTACCCGGCCACCTCCAAGGACCTGGAGCTCCGGCGCGCCATGACCGCCTCCGCGCGCTCCGCGGCCTTCGCGTCTGCGGACGTCGTGTTCGAGGACGAGTGGCTCGCCGTCGTCGACAAACCCGCCGGCGTCTACTGCGACGCCCTCCTCACCTCCTTCCCTTGCTCTGCCGTCTCAG GCAAACATTTCTTGCGACTTGCAGAGAATCCAGCAACTAAACCTAACCTTCACCTTGCAAACAGGCTGGACCGTGATACTAGTGGGCTCATGGTTATCACCAAATGCAACAAAGTTGCTGGGAAGCTAGTGAAGGCATTCACTGACCATAAAGTCAAGAAAACATATCTAGCTCTCTGCATAGGTTTCCCACCGGCATGGGAAAAGATCAAGATATGTTCTGGCCATGGGCGATCGAAACACGGCGCTTGGCGTGTATATGCTATGTCTGATGTTGGCCGTTCACTCCCAGGCGGCTCTGTCGTACGGGACATGAGCACGCGGTTTGAAGTTCTAGGCGTCAACGGTAAAGGGCAGTTCAGAGAACCCTACAGCTTGGACACCGACGATATCGAGCCAATTACTGTGCAAGAAAAGGCGACTGACCAGACTTGTGGCGGTGATGCGAACAGCAGTGTCATCTTGGTTAGAGCCTATCCCCAGAGCGGACGGACACACCAGATTCGTCTACACTGCCAGTATCTTGGTCTCCCTATCAGAGGTGATGTGAAGTACGGCGGGGTGATCGAGTGGGACGGCGTAGAGTGTGAGGGCCATGCACTGCATGCGGAGAGCTTGTCATTTGTACACCCCATCACTGGATTGCCCATCACTCTCCGGTCACCTCTCCCTCCATGGGCAAAAGATTGCATATCAGCAATGGAATAA
- the LOC100272613 gene encoding RNA pseudouridine synthase 1-like isoform 2 (isoform 2 is encoded by transcript variant 2) yields MSAATSTAPSIGEYPSPVSPPYPATSKDLELRRAMTASARSAAFASADVVFEDEWLAVVDKPAGVYCDALLTSFPCSAVSENPATKPNLHLANRLDRDTSGLMVITKCNKVAGKLVKAFTDHKVKKTYLALCIGFPPAWEKIKICSGHGRSKHGAWRVYAMSDVGRSLPGGSVVRDMSTRFEVLGVNGKGQFREPYSLDTDDIEPITVQEKATDQTCGGDANSSVILVRAYPQSGRTHQIRLHCQYLGLPIRGDVKYGGVIEWDGVECEGHALHAESLSFVHPITGLPITLRSPLPPWAKDCISAME; encoded by the exons ATGTCAGCGGCCACGTCGACGGCGCCGTCGATCGGAGAGTATCCTTCCCCGGTGTCCCCTCCCTACCCGGCCACCTCCAAGGACCTGGAGCTCCGGCGCGCCATGACCGCCTCCGCGCGCTCCGCGGCCTTCGCGTCTGCGGACGTCGTGTTCGAGGACGAGTGGCTCGCCGTCGTCGACAAACCCGCCGGCGTCTACTGCGACGCCCTCCTCACCTCCTTCCCTTGCTCTGCCGTCTCAG AGAATCCAGCAACTAAACCTAACCTTCACCTTGCAAACAGGCTGGACCGTGATACTAGTGGGCTCATGGTTATCACCAAATGCAACAAAGTTGCTGGGAAGCTAGTGAAGGCATTCACTGACCATAAAGTCAAGAAAACATATCTAGCTCTCTGCATAGGTTTCCCACCGGCATGGGAAAAGATCAAGATATGTTCTGGCCATGGGCGATCGAAACACGGCGCTTGGCGTGTATATGCTATGTCTGATGTTGGCCGTTCACTCCCAGGCGGCTCTGTCGTACGGGACATGAGCACGCGGTTTGAAGTTCTAGGCGTCAACGGTAAAGGGCAGTTCAGAGAACCCTACAGCTTGGACACCGACGATATCGAGCCAATTACTGTGCAAGAAAAGGCGACTGACCAGACTTGTGGCGGTGATGCGAACAGCAGTGTCATCTTGGTTAGAGCCTATCCCCAGAGCGGACGGACACACCAGATTCGTCTACACTGCCAGTATCTTGGTCTCCCTATCAGAGGTGATGTGAAGTACGGCGGGGTGATCGAGTGGGACGGCGTAGAGTGTGAGGGCCATGCACTGCATGCGGAGAGCTTGTCATTTGTACACCCCATCACTGGATTGCCCATCACTCTCCGGTCACCTCTCCCTCCATGGGCAAAAGATTGCATATCAGCAATGGAATAA
- the LOC100272613 gene encoding RNA pseudouridine synthase 1-like isoform 3 (isoform 3 is encoded by transcript variant 3) has translation MVITKCNKVAGKLVKAFTDHKVKKTYLALCIGFPPAWEKIKICSGHGRSKHGAWRVYAMSDVGRSLPGGSVVRDMSTRFEVLGVNGKGQFREPYSLDTDDIEPITVQEKATDQTCGGDANSSVILVRAYPQSGRTHQIRLHCQYLGLPIRGDVKYGGVIEWDGVECEGHALHAESLSFVHPITGLPITLRSPLPPWAKDCISAME, from the coding sequence ATGGTTATCACCAAATGCAACAAAGTTGCTGGGAAGCTAGTGAAGGCATTCACTGACCATAAAGTCAAGAAAACATATCTAGCTCTCTGCATAGGTTTCCCACCGGCATGGGAAAAGATCAAGATATGTTCTGGCCATGGGCGATCGAAACACGGCGCTTGGCGTGTATATGCTATGTCTGATGTTGGCCGTTCACTCCCAGGCGGCTCTGTCGTACGGGACATGAGCACGCGGTTTGAAGTTCTAGGCGTCAACGGTAAAGGGCAGTTCAGAGAACCCTACAGCTTGGACACCGACGATATCGAGCCAATTACTGTGCAAGAAAAGGCGACTGACCAGACTTGTGGCGGTGATGCGAACAGCAGTGTCATCTTGGTTAGAGCCTATCCCCAGAGCGGACGGACACACCAGATTCGTCTACACTGCCAGTATCTTGGTCTCCCTATCAGAGGTGATGTGAAGTACGGCGGGGTGATCGAGTGGGACGGCGTAGAGTGTGAGGGCCATGCACTGCATGCGGAGAGCTTGTCATTTGTACACCCCATCACTGGATTGCCCATCACTCTCCGGTCACCTCTCCCTCCATGGGCAAAAGATTGCATATCAGCAATGGAATAA
- the LOC100284267 gene encoding uncharacterized protein LOC100284267, whose amino-acid sequence MQQHPVPQGGPGAEGAPLRLPELRPPGGRGQQLRVPERGAPQRRGVHPGAPGRGRRPHAAPHQVRALLLLRPRRGRLLPGHCERGGRDDALLRLLQPELRQPLERIMDGSSGATARTT is encoded by the exons ATG CAACAACATCCTGTACCCCAAGGAGGACCGGGAGCAGAAGGTGCTCCTCTACGCCTGCCGGAACTGCGACCACCAG GAGGTCGCGGACAACAACTGCGTGTACCGGAACGTGGTGCACCACAGCGCCGGGGAGTTCACCCAGGTGCTCCAGGACGTGGCCGGCGACCCCACGCTGCCCCGCACCAAGTCCGTGCGTTGCTCCTCCTGCGGCCACGGCGAGGCCGTCTTCTTCCAG GCCACTGCGAGAGGGGAGGAAGGGATGACGCTCTTCTTCGTCTGCTGCAACCCGAGCTGCGGCAACCGTTGGAGAGAATAATGGACGGTTCCTCTGGCGCAACAGCCAGGACGACATGA